A portion of the Chaetodon trifascialis isolate fChaTrf1 chromosome 7, fChaTrf1.hap1, whole genome shotgun sequence genome contains these proteins:
- the LOC139333923 gene encoding myelin-associated glycoprotein-like: protein MDKETKMVILCLLVAALSSPVFSEEWKASVVKNLEALVSSCVVVPCSFSHPKEKLPSSRLRGIWHLSGNDKRDQRIYFEDSTQVLENYRGRTRLLGHLGQNNCTLEITELKDHDNGPFCFRIELAGIDTSAADKFSFVDDCVTLTMLPEPPKPTLINPKEAVQDHPHTLMCSVTHTCPSHLPTLTWSGGIKGDVSEIQREIHFGIWEAQSILTFTPGETDDHSQITCTALFHGHRTSSATLKLYVKRVENYNHIIIPAVVGIGTAVIFTVVCIFMVKKYKRRIAELQRQDGSMWNRLSRLSHRMRSDGLRPDQRKPKRDAFNLDDLPKPVKSKSCADQKTLKPRFPSPKSQPKSCNNTEDLDDGDDYINTADLNIYGNL, encoded by the exons AtggacaaagaaacaaagatggTGATATTGTGTCTGCTCGTGGCAG CTCTGAGCAGCCCTGTGTTCAGTGAAGAATGGAAGGCCTCTGTAGTAAAAAACCTTGAGGCCCTGGTTTCATCCTGTGTCGTGGTCCCCTGTTCATTCAGTCATCCTAAAGAAAAGCTGCCGTCCTCCAGGCTCAGAGGGATCTGGCATCTTTCTGGCAATGATAAGCGAGATCAACGCATCTATTTCGAGGACAGCACACAGGTTTTGGAAAACTATCGAGGTCGCACAAGGTTGTTGGGACATCTGGGCCAGAACAACTGCACCTTAGAAATCACTGAACTTAAAGATCATGACAACGGCCCCTTCTGTTTCCGGATTGAATTAGCAGGGATTGACACATCCGCCGCTGACAAGTTCTCCTTTGTTGATGATTGTGTCACGCTGACAATGCTCC CTGAACCCCCAAAACCAACACTGATTAACCCAAAGGAAGCCGTTCAAGATCATCCCCACACGCTCATGTGTTCAGTCACCCATACCTGCCCCTCCCATCTGCCTACACTCACATGGAGTGGGGGCATCAAAGGTGATGTCAGTGAGATCCAGAGAGAAATTCATTTTGGCATCTGGGAGGCACAGTCCATCCTGACGTTCACTCCTGGGGAGACGGATGACCACAGTCAGATCACCTGCACAGCGCTTTTTCATGGACACAGGACGTCGTCCGCAACTCTGAAGCTCTACGTCAAAC GTGTAGAAAACTATAACCACATCATCATTCCTGCAGTGGTGGGGATTGGTACTGCCGTGATCTTTACAGTTGTCTGCATTTTCATGGTGAAAAAGTACAA GAGACGCATTGCAGAGCTCCAAAGACAGGACGGCAG CATGTGGAACCGGCTGTCCAGGCTGTCTCACAG GATGCGTTCTGATGGCCTACGACCTGATCAAAGGAAA CCTAAAAGGGACGCTTTCAATTTGGATGATTT GCCTAAACCTGTGAAGTCGAAATCCTGTGCTGACCAGAAAACCCTTAAGCCTCGTTTCCCTTCCCCCAAAAG CCAGCCAAAATCCTGTAATAACACAGAG GACCTCGATGATGGAGATGATTACATAAACACTGCGGACCTCAACATCTATGGAAACCTGTGA
- the LOC139333817 gene encoding neuronal pentraxin-1 isoform X2, with translation MEIMRNSQSLHLFLVAVVVSLLSPLPCSASASSGPVYDYGAHPRFVCTPIPMDADPACFHGSGPAIGAAGPSGPSHQSAPPAGWWGASEEAKATILHLRESLVQQKETILDQRETIRELTAKLTLCEGLGRGAAPHDEHHGTASHSHHAGVAGHHTYIDNGYYSNQQGRHGNSNLIPDSPHYPSAGGQRSDGGHSNNNQGKDKHVTPGDITSSPEQMERMLQALKERLDNLQKRNTSITYSSSLKELLQRKISALEQQLHHRTAALSSPDHHDDDGSHSDDRGHHDGDDDHHDFSLHPNDHKEDHSDSGHSDSGNQTDHHDDSHNDDHHGADGDHDDHDDGHHDDDDDDDDDEDHHSNEADSHSYIPHTGYRAPGPRAGFHSNKLETMLNQLHLAGSSRKKSKNPDAFQISFPMRTNYMYGRVKRTLLQEIFALTLCLWIKAGVGPGVGTPFSYSAPGQANELVLIEWGNNPMELLINDKAVTLPLSLGDGKWHHVCVTWSTRDGQWEAYQDGVQRGSGINLSPWHPIKPGGVFILGQEQDTLGGRFDATQSFVGDMSDLHMWSHVLTASDIYSLASCGSHLRGDVIAWSDTEVELRGGVSRYPFDPCH, from the exons ATGGAGATCATGAGGAACTCTCAGTCTCTACACCTCTTTCTTGTTGCCGTTGTGGTCTCTTTACTTTCACCCCTCCCTTGCTCTGCATCTGCCAGTTCAGGGCCTGTCTATGACTACGGAGCCCACCCACGCTTTGTTTGTACCCCTATTCCCATGGATGCAGACCCCGCCTGCTTCCATGGATCAGGTCCAGCCATAGGGGCAGCAGGGCCCAGCGGACCGAGCCATCAAAGTGCACCTCCTGCTGGCTGGTGGGGGGCGAGTGAAGAGGCCAAAGCCACCATCCTCCACCTCAGGGAGAGCCTTGTCCAACAGAAAGAGACCATCCTGGACCAGAGGGAGACCATCAGAGAGCTGACAGCCAAGCTCACCCTGTGTGAGGGCCTCGGACGGGGCGCGGCACCTCATGACGAGCATCACGGCACAGCCTCGCACTCCCATCACGCAGGGGTGGCCGGTCATCACACATACATTGACAACGGGTACTATAGCAACCAGCAGGGTCGCCATGGAAACAGCAACCTCATACCGGACTCACCTCACTACCCCTCGGCAGGGGGGCAACGATCTGATGGAggccacagcaacaacaaccaggGGAAGGATAAACATGTGACACCAGGGGACATCACATCATCACcagagcagatggagaggaTGCTGCAGGCGCTGAAGGAGAGGCTGGACAACCTGCAG AAGAGGAATACATCTATCACCTATTCCAGCTCTCTGAAGGAGCTGCTTCAGAGGAAGATCAGcgctctggagcagcagctgcaccatCGCACCGCCGCCCTCAGCAGCCCGGACCATCACGACGACGATGGCAGCCACAGCGATGACAGGGGCCAccatgatggtgatgatgaccATCACGATTTTTCCTTACACCCAAATGACCACAAGGAGGACCACAGCGACAGCGGTCACAGTGACAGCGGGAACCAAACCGACCATCACGACGACAGCCACAACGACGACCATCATGGTGCAGATGGTGACCATGATGACCACGATGACGGtcaccatgatgatgatgatgatgatgatgatgatgaagaccaTCACAGTAATGAAGCAGACAGTCACAGTTACATTCCACACACGGGATACAGAGCACCGGGGCCACGTGCTGGTTTCCACTCAAATAAACTGGAAACAATGCTCAACCAGCTGCACCTCGCAG GTTCCAGCAGGAAGAAATCCAAGAATCCTGATGCCTTCCAGATCAGCTTCCCCATGAGAACCAACTACATGTACGGGCGGGTGAAGAGGACGCTGCTGCAGGAGATCTTCGCTCTGACTTTGTGTCTTTGGATCAAGGCGGGCGTAGGGCCTGGTGTGGGGACACCCTTTTCCTACTCGGCACCTGGACAGGCTAACGAACTGGTCCTCATCGAGTGGGGGAACAATCCTATGGAGCTGCTGATCAATGACAAG GCTGTGACGCTCCCCCTGTCCCTGGGTGATGGGAAGTGGCACCACGTCTGTGTGACTTGGTCAACACGGGACGGACAGTGGGAGGCCTACCAGGATGGAGTCCAGAGGGGGTCCGGGATCAATCTTTCCCCCTGGCACCCTATCAAACCTGGAGGGGTCTTCATCCTGGGACAGGAGCAG GACACTCTGGGAGGCCGTTTTGATGCCACTCAGTCATTTGTGGGTGACATGTCAGATCTGCACATGTGGTCACACGTCCTGACTGCCAGTGACATCTACAGCCTGGCTTCCTGTGGCAGCCACCTCAGAGGAGATGTCATCGCTTGGTCCGACACAGAGGTGGAGCTTCGTGGAGGCGTCTCCAGATACCCCTTTGACCCCTGTCACTGA
- the LOC139333817 gene encoding neuronal pentraxin-2 isoform X1, whose amino-acid sequence MEIMRNSQSLHLFLVAVVVSLLSPLPCSASASSGPVYDYGAHPRFVCTPIPMDADPACFHGSGPAIGAAGPSGPSHQSAPPAGWWGASEEAKATILHLRESLVQQKETILDQRETIRELTAKLTLCEGLGRGAAPHDEHHGTASHSHHAGVAGHHTYIDNGYYSNQQGRHGNSNLIPDSPHYPSAGGQRSDGGHSNNNQGKDKHVTPGDITSSPEQMERMLQALKERLDNLQQKRNTSITYSSSLKELLQRKISALEQQLHHRTAALSSPDHHDDDGSHSDDRGHHDGDDDHHDFSLHPNDHKEDHSDSGHSDSGNQTDHHDDSHNDDHHGADGDHDDHDDGHHDDDDDDDDDEDHHSNEADSHSYIPHTGYRAPGPRAGFHSNKLETMLNQLHLAGSSRKKSKNPDAFQISFPMRTNYMYGRVKRTLLQEIFALTLCLWIKAGVGPGVGTPFSYSAPGQANELVLIEWGNNPMELLINDKAVTLPLSLGDGKWHHVCVTWSTRDGQWEAYQDGVQRGSGINLSPWHPIKPGGVFILGQEQDTLGGRFDATQSFVGDMSDLHMWSHVLTASDIYSLASCGSHLRGDVIAWSDTEVELRGGVSRYPFDPCH is encoded by the exons ATGGAGATCATGAGGAACTCTCAGTCTCTACACCTCTTTCTTGTTGCCGTTGTGGTCTCTTTACTTTCACCCCTCCCTTGCTCTGCATCTGCCAGTTCAGGGCCTGTCTATGACTACGGAGCCCACCCACGCTTTGTTTGTACCCCTATTCCCATGGATGCAGACCCCGCCTGCTTCCATGGATCAGGTCCAGCCATAGGGGCAGCAGGGCCCAGCGGACCGAGCCATCAAAGTGCACCTCCTGCTGGCTGGTGGGGGGCGAGTGAAGAGGCCAAAGCCACCATCCTCCACCTCAGGGAGAGCCTTGTCCAACAGAAAGAGACCATCCTGGACCAGAGGGAGACCATCAGAGAGCTGACAGCCAAGCTCACCCTGTGTGAGGGCCTCGGACGGGGCGCGGCACCTCATGACGAGCATCACGGCACAGCCTCGCACTCCCATCACGCAGGGGTGGCCGGTCATCACACATACATTGACAACGGGTACTATAGCAACCAGCAGGGTCGCCATGGAAACAGCAACCTCATACCGGACTCACCTCACTACCCCTCGGCAGGGGGGCAACGATCTGATGGAggccacagcaacaacaaccaggGGAAGGATAAACATGTGACACCAGGGGACATCACATCATCACcagagcagatggagaggaTGCTGCAGGCGCTGAAGGAGAGGCTGGACAACCTGCAG CAGAAGAGGAATACATCTATCACCTATTCCAGCTCTCTGAAGGAGCTGCTTCAGAGGAAGATCAGcgctctggagcagcagctgcaccatCGCACCGCCGCCCTCAGCAGCCCGGACCATCACGACGACGATGGCAGCCACAGCGATGACAGGGGCCAccatgatggtgatgatgaccATCACGATTTTTCCTTACACCCAAATGACCACAAGGAGGACCACAGCGACAGCGGTCACAGTGACAGCGGGAACCAAACCGACCATCACGACGACAGCCACAACGACGACCATCATGGTGCAGATGGTGACCATGATGACCACGATGACGGtcaccatgatgatgatgatgatgatgatgatgatgaagaccaTCACAGTAATGAAGCAGACAGTCACAGTTACATTCCACACACGGGATACAGAGCACCGGGGCCACGTGCTGGTTTCCACTCAAATAAACTGGAAACAATGCTCAACCAGCTGCACCTCGCAG GTTCCAGCAGGAAGAAATCCAAGAATCCTGATGCCTTCCAGATCAGCTTCCCCATGAGAACCAACTACATGTACGGGCGGGTGAAGAGGACGCTGCTGCAGGAGATCTTCGCTCTGACTTTGTGTCTTTGGATCAAGGCGGGCGTAGGGCCTGGTGTGGGGACACCCTTTTCCTACTCGGCACCTGGACAGGCTAACGAACTGGTCCTCATCGAGTGGGGGAACAATCCTATGGAGCTGCTGATCAATGACAAG GCTGTGACGCTCCCCCTGTCCCTGGGTGATGGGAAGTGGCACCACGTCTGTGTGACTTGGTCAACACGGGACGGACAGTGGGAGGCCTACCAGGATGGAGTCCAGAGGGGGTCCGGGATCAATCTTTCCCCCTGGCACCCTATCAAACCTGGAGGGGTCTTCATCCTGGGACAGGAGCAG GACACTCTGGGAGGCCGTTTTGATGCCACTCAGTCATTTGTGGGTGACATGTCAGATCTGCACATGTGGTCACACGTCCTGACTGCCAGTGACATCTACAGCCTGGCTTCCTGTGGCAGCCACCTCAGAGGAGATGTCATCGCTTGGTCCGACACAGAGGTGGAGCTTCGTGGAGGCGTCTCCAGATACCCCTTTGACCCCTGTCACTGA
- the LOC139333746 gene encoding BAR/IMD domain-containing adapter protein 2 codes for MSRTEEVNKMTENVYKGILDQFNPSLKNFVTMGKHYEKALTGVTMAAKGYFDALVKLGELASDSQGSKELGDTLFQMAEVHRQIQVQLEDVLKLFHSELLAQLEQKLELDIKYLTATLKKYQSERRSKSESIERCQSQLKKLRRKSQGSRHPNKYGDREMQFVELMSRRQGELDALVATGYKSALTEERRRYCFLVDRQCCVTKLLINYHSKVRELLSQKLSSWQQSCSQPTKLPERALNLLRHTAPQSSGAAGIAEVLRHTKLGSAQPEQRLSVQEVPPLLNGDSSRSQQQRSLPSSSQSETCPPQGSPQTFRSVAAGGAAGGSSRGASPQHTSTPLSASASPLPDSSASGSPAASTPTTSSSANQQGSLLLATNTSNLSPCLIPSTVMSLSQISPASGSLQGMTLSIPHSAPHSPPLPHSAPLSRAMTPVQLLHQQVGPGGSNTSSPSHNPWLLKNTDMCATATLPLPRRPVSEMRLGGFQGSSLPRMLPLSGPTRVEAMFAHTPESLEGGGLGGGACLLHFLPGDNITLLISEPRDGWHYGQNERTGRKGWFPFSYTQPHHSKMDHLESSLFLSKANSTSTGQLDKLVSPGFPALTPESEEERSLPPQRVSTFRPRPYSMADSNKITSDLASPPPSPTRLNPFAHIRLRRTVTNDRSAPIIE; via the exons atgtctCGAACAGAGGAGGTCAACAAGATGACTGAAAATGTCTACAAG GGGATTCTGGACCAGTTCAACCCCAGTCTGAAGAACTTTGTGACCATGGGGAAACATTATGAGAAAGCCCTGACAG GAGTAACAATGGCTGCCAAAGGGTACTTTGACGCTCTGGTGAAACTTGGGGAACTAGCGAGCGACAGCCAAGGCTCCAAAGAGCTGG GAGACACACTGTTTCAGATGGCCGAGGTCCACAGACAGATTCAGGTGCAGCTGGAGGATGTG TTAAAGCTGTTTCACTCTGAGCTGCTCGCCCAGTTAGAGCAGAAGCTGGAACTGGATATTAAATACCTCACA GCCACCCTAAAGAAGTATCAGAGTGAGCGGAGGTCTAAATCTGAGTCTATCGAGCGCTGCCAGTCTCAGCTGAAGAAACTCCGCAGGAAGAGCCAAGGCAGCCGTCACCCAAACAAatatggagacagagagatgcag tttgtgGAGCTGATGAGTCGCCGCCAAGGCGAGCTGGACGCGCTGGTTGCCACAGGTTACAAGTCTGCACTCACTGAGGAAAGGCGAAGATATTGCTTCCTGGTGGACAGACAGTGTTGTGTTACCAAACTGCTTATCAACTACCACTCCAAG GTGAGAGAACTTCTGTCGCAGAAACTGTCATCCTGGCAGCAGTCCTGTTCTCAGCCCACCAAACTCCCAGAGCGCGCTCTCAATCTGCTGCGTCACACTGCGCCTCAAAGCTCAGGGGCTGCTGGGATAGCCGAAGTCCTCCGCCACACCAAGCTCGGCTCTGCTCAGCCAGAACAG AGGCTCTCTGTCCAGGAAGTTCCCCCTCTGTTGAATGGAGACTCCAGTCGCTCCCAGCAGCAACGCtcgctcccctcctcctcccagagCGAAACCTGTCCTCCTCAGGGCTCCCCCCAGACTTTCCGCTCTGtcgctgctggaggagctgctggaggttcATCGCGAGGAGCATCTCCCCAGCACACCAGCACACCCCTCAGTGCATCAGCCAGCCCCCTCCCAGACAGTAGCGCCAGCGGCAGCCCTGCTGCATCCACTCCCACCACATCCAGCAGCGCAAACCAGCAAGGCTCTCTCCTCCTGGCCACCAACACATCCAACCTCTCCCCGTGCCTCATCCCCTCCACAGTGATGTCGCTCAGCCAGATCTCTCCAGCCAGCGGCTCCTTGCAAGGCATGACCCTCTCGATCCCCCACAGTGCTCCTCACAGTCCTCCTCTGCCCCACAGTGCTCCTCTCTCCAGGGCCATGACTCCTGTGCAGTTACTGCATCAACAGGTGGGACCAGGAGGGAGCAACacttcatcaccatcacatAATCCTTGGCTGCTGAAGAACACTGACATGTGTGCAACAGCAACACTTCCACTGCCGAGGAGACCTGTCAGTGAAATGAGGCTGGGCGGCTTTCAGG GCTCCAGTCTGCCAAGGATGCTGCCTTTATCTGGACCAACACGTGTGGAAGCCATGTTTGCTCACACTCCGGAGTCATTAGAGGGCGGTGGCCTCGGGGGTGGAGCTTGCTTACTGCACTTCCTGCCTGGTGACAACATCACCCTGCTCATCTCTGAGCCCAGGGACGGGTGGCATTACGGTCAAAATGAACGAACTGGACG GAAAGGCTGGTTCCCTTTCTCCTACACTCAGCCTCATCACAGTAAGATGGATCACCTCGAGAG CTCTCTCTTCTTATCTAAGGCTAACAGCACCAGTACAGGCCAGCTCGACAAGCTGGTGTCTCCAGGTTTCCCAGCCCTCACACCCGAATCAGAGGAGGAGCGCTCTCTTCCTCCCCAGAGGGTCAGCACCTTCAGACCCCGTCCCTACAGCATGGCTGACAGCAACAAG ATCACCTCGGACTTGGCCTCTCCACCACCCTCCCCAACCAG GCTCAATCCATTTGCCCACATCCGACTTAGAAGAACCGTCACCAACGATCGCTCAGCTCCCATTATTGAGTAA
- the ndufa3 gene encoding NADH dehydrogenase [ubiquinone] 1 alpha subcomplex subunit 3 gives MITRSVQTSQGNMAGIAAFLKNAWNKEPVILTSCAIGVVGFIIPLISPFTRYSGMINSAVPYTYPVPVRDDGNMPDVPAHPRDPQGRSLEWLKNL, from the exons atgatcaCCCGCTCGGTGCAAACTTCCCAAGGCAACATGGCGG GAATCGCAGCGTTCCTGAAGAATGCATGGAATAAGGAGCCTGTTATCCTGACCTCCTGTGCTATTGGGGTGGTAG GTTTTATTATTCCATTGATCAGTCCCTTCACAAGGTATTCAGGAATGATCAATTCAGCTGTACCATACACCTACCCAG TCCCTGTGCGAGATGATGGAAACATGCCTGATGTCCCTGCACATCCACGTGACCCACAAGGAAGAAGCTTGGAATGGCTTAAAAATCTGTAA
- the tfpt gene encoding TCF3 fusion partner has translation MMEDFSGLALPPLFGGHILEAELEPGGVELGPGEVELGPGGNELLESTAYEDEERRALDKRKYLALSRRCKEIEQVNQKILGRLHQVQRITRRLKKERRFLMKTLDAHGDDYRNAQLTILLEDESGTPLDAAAGVEDDRLNGVSGSTSSAALHHTAGPKKRRHRIPRQEKEKDQQTEPDISVLAETQFGEMPSPTSLSH, from the exons ATGATGGAGGATTTCTCTGGTTtggctctgcctcctctgtttgGAGGACACATtttggaggcagagctggagccTGGTGGTGTGGAGCTGGGACCAGGGGAG GTGGAGCTGGGCCCAGGAGGcaatgagctgctggagagtACAGCATACGAGGATGAAGAGAGAAGAGCTCTTGACAAgaggaaatatctggctttgAGCAGGAGGTGTAAAGAAATTGAACAG GTGAATCAGAAGATTCTTGGTCGTCTTCACCAAGTACAAAGAATTACACGGCGCTTGAAGAAAGAGAGGCG GTTTCTCATGAAGACTTTAGATGCTCATGGGGATGACTACAGAAACGCCCAGCTCACCATACTTCTAGAG GATGAGTCTGGAACCCCTttagatgctgctgctggagtggAGGATGACCGCCTCAATGGTGTGTCTGGTTCCACTTCATCCGCAGCTTTGCATCACACTGCTGGACCAAAGAAGAGGAGGCACCGAATTCCACGgcaagaaaaggagaaagaccaGCAG ACTGAACCAGACATTTCAGTGTTGGCAGAGACGCAGTTTGGAGAAATGCCCAGTCcaacctctctgtctcactga